The Rhododendron vialii isolate Sample 1 chromosome 6a, ASM3025357v1 genome includes a window with the following:
- the LOC131329046 gene encoding non-specific lipid-transfer protein 4.2-like, with the protein MLYISLKPCPSSCDLANYYCKMVKSGATALVISLVVMAHVVAALGCIDLGPSMVQCSLYATGVVREPSLACCNELRRLSGRAQTTIDRRRICFCYKQLVPQYPNFRDAALAALPRLCGVSMPFLVSRNIDCSKIP; encoded by the exons ATGCTATATATATCATTAAAACCCTGTCCGAGTTCATGTGATCTGGCTAATTATTACTGCAAAATGGTGAAGAGTGGTGCAACAGCTTTGGTCATTTCATTGGTTGTCATGGCACATGTGGTGGCGGCCCTCGGGTGCATTGATCTCGGCCCATCCATGGTCCAATGTTCCCTATATGCTACAGGCGTGGTGCGTGAGCCGTCTCTCGCATGCTGCAACGAGCTGAGACGGCTCAGTGGTAGGGCGCAAACCACGATTGACCGGAGACGAATATGCTTTTGCTACAAGCAGCTTGTCCCTCAGTACCCTAATTTCAGGGATGCTGCGCTCGCTGCACTTCCTAGGTTATGTGGTGTTTCCATGCCCTTCTTAGTTTCTAGGAACATTGACTGCAGCAA GATTCCATAG